In Novosphingobium sp. MMS21-SN21R, a single genomic region encodes these proteins:
- a CDS encoding NUDIX domain-containing protein — protein METNELDADTWLAKTAQAATIVIFRRDTAGGPAQLLMVERNASLVFAGGATVFPGGRIDPADRVLAARLGGEPDDMAARIAAVRETLEETGLVVGIDGIVDGAIAAEARKMLLESGELAPVLDAFGWTLVPDRLVSFARWWPRQRAERIFDTRFFLADLGTGAVDITVDATENRHLFWASAAEALELAEQKKIKIIFPTRRNLERLARFDSFETARAHAVATPVGTISPYVEERDGQMWLMIPDGLGYPVRGEPVETALRG, from the coding sequence ATGGAAACCAACGAACTCGACGCCGACACTTGGCTGGCCAAGACAGCTCAGGCAGCAACCATCGTGATCTTTCGCCGCGACACGGCGGGCGGGCCGGCGCAATTGCTGATGGTAGAGCGTAATGCCAGCCTTGTGTTTGCAGGCGGTGCCACGGTCTTTCCGGGCGGCAGAATCGATCCTGCCGACCGCGTACTCGCCGCGCGGCTGGGTGGAGAGCCTGACGACATGGCCGCGCGCATTGCCGCCGTGCGCGAAACACTTGAGGAGACGGGCCTCGTCGTGGGCATCGACGGCATTGTCGATGGAGCGATTGCTGCCGAGGCGCGTAAAATGCTGTTGGAAAGCGGCGAACTCGCGCCTGTGCTCGATGCTTTCGGCTGGACATTAGTGCCTGACCGGCTGGTGTCGTTCGCGCGCTGGTGGCCGCGTCAACGCGCTGAAAGAATTTTCGACACCCGCTTCTTCCTTGCGGACCTTGGCACCGGTGCGGTCGACATAACCGTCGATGCGACGGAAAACCGTCACTTGTTCTGGGCCAGCGCTGCCGAAGCGCTCGAACTTGCCGAGCAGAAGAAGATAAAGATCATTTTCCCCACCCGCCGCAACCTTGAACGGCTCGCCCGGTTCGATAGCTTTGAAACGGCACGCGCGCATGCCGTGGCCACGCCGGTCGGGACGATCAGCCCCTATGTCGAGGAGCGTGATGGACAGATGTGGCTGATGATACCGGATGGCCTTGGCTACCCCGTGCGCGGCGAACCGGTGGAAACGGCGCTGAGGGGGTAG
- a CDS encoding DUF1476 domain-containing protein — MTTFDDREKAFEAKFARDEEMLFRVHARRNRLLGTWAAERMGLDAAETEAYAKSVVQADFEEAGDEDMVRKILGDLTSAGVETDEAEIRLAMEARSVEARRQLMGEA, encoded by the coding sequence ATGACCACTTTCGACGATCGCGAGAAGGCTTTCGAGGCCAAGTTCGCCCGTGACGAGGAAATGCTGTTTCGTGTCCATGCACGCCGCAACCGGCTGCTGGGCACCTGGGCGGCCGAGCGCATGGGCCTCGATGCGGCCGAGACCGAGGCTTATGCCAAGTCGGTTGTTCAGGCTGATTTCGAGGAAGCGGGCGATGAAGACATGGTCCGCAAGATCCTGGGCGACCTGACGTCGGCGGGCGTGGAAACTGACGAAGCCGAAATCCGCCTGGCGATGGAGGCCAGGTCGGTCGAGGCGCGCCGCCAGTTGATGGGCGAAGCCTGA
- a CDS encoding prolyl oligopeptidase family serine peptidase, translating to MWEKDLLARRAFGAAVIASLVLAAGPLRAENAAESIGVPVTTSSGATAAPSRLILPRSAYPATRSDALVEQAFGERVADPFRWLEGDPRRDAQVAGWIAGQTALSSDYLARLPGRDRFAARIRSLFDFERYGLPRKAGGRYFYTRNSGLQNQSALWVRKGVNGEQRLLLDPNTWSADSSLALAQWEPSPSGRFLAYAEQEAGSDWRRLRVVEVATGRVLDDRLDWANDTEIAWIGDEGFLYSRFPAPAAGADARAPRFGKAVWFHRVGTAQDRDEQVHATPDHPEWSHKAQVTSDGRWAVIVSEVSTDKRNAVHLIQMDGRKAGQWQAEALVPEIADHWKLVAGTANRLWFLTDRGAPNFHLVTIDLANAREGWRVIVPERGNALEGARMIGDRFLLSYLKDGQSVAVMTDRKGRPGKAITLNGIGTASGFGGRPGDAETFYQFSSFATPPAIYRMNLRSGEVTPFAVPKMAFDPADYEVEQRRFASKDGTQVPIYIVRKREFAQARRALPTLLYGYGGFDISLTPAYSPVRMAWLEAGGAFALANIRGGGEFGRSWYEAGRRENKQNSFDDFIAAGEYLIGEGIAAKGALAIQGASNGGLLVGAVVNQRPDLFAAANPDVGVMDMLRFDRFTSGRFWVDDYGRPDREADWRTLRRYSPYHNIAGGKVYPAILVTTADNDDRVVPAHSYKYVAALQAAEIGDRPHLLRVETRAGHGAGKPVDKVIGTGADVLAFLGYWTGLSPAE from the coding sequence ATGTGGGAGAAGGATCTGTTGGCCCGGCGCGCTTTTGGCGCGGCGGTGATCGCGTCGCTGGTTTTGGCGGCAGGGCCACTGCGTGCTGAAAATGCAGCGGAAAGCATCGGCGTTCCGGTCACCACATCCAGCGGAGCAACCGCGGCGCCAAGCCGCCTGATCCTGCCGCGTAGCGCCTATCCGGCAACCCGCAGCGACGCGCTGGTCGAACAGGCCTTTGGCGAGCGGGTGGCCGATCCGTTCCGCTGGCTTGAGGGTGATCCCCGCCGTGATGCGCAAGTCGCAGGCTGGATCGCCGGGCAGACCGCGCTTTCGTCGGACTATCTCGCGCGGCTGCCGGGGCGTGACCGCTTTGCCGCGCGCATCCGCAGCCTGTTCGATTTCGAACGCTATGGCCTGCCGCGCAAGGCAGGTGGCCGCTATTTCTATACGCGCAATTCGGGCTTGCAGAACCAGTCGGCATTGTGGGTGCGCAAGGGTGTGAACGGTGAGCAGCGGCTGCTGCTTGATCCCAACACCTGGAGTGCAGATAGTTCGCTGGCGCTGGCGCAGTGGGAGCCAAGCCCGAGCGGCAGGTTCCTGGCCTATGCCGAGCAGGAAGCAGGGAGCGACTGGCGGCGGCTGCGCGTGGTTGAAGTGGCAACGGGCCGCGTGCTTGACGACCGGCTCGACTGGGCAAACGACACCGAAATCGCTTGGATCGGTGATGAGGGCTTCCTCTATTCGCGCTTTCCGGCGCCTGCCGCTGGCGCAGATGCGCGCGCGCCGCGCTTCGGCAAGGCGGTATGGTTTCACCGCGTCGGCACGGCGCAGGACCGGGACGAGCAAGTCCATGCCACGCCCGACCATCCCGAATGGAGTCACAAGGCTCAAGTGACGAGCGACGGGCGCTGGGCCGTGATCGTCAGCGAAGTCAGCACCGACAAGCGCAATGCCGTCCACCTGATCCAGATGGATGGGCGTAAGGCGGGACAGTGGCAGGCCGAGGCGCTTGTACCTGAGATTGCTGACCACTGGAAACTGGTGGCAGGCACAGCTAACCGGCTGTGGTTCCTGACCGACCGTGGCGCGCCGAACTTCCACCTTGTTACCATCGACCTTGCCAATGCACGCGAAGGCTGGCGCGTGATCGTGCCCGAGCGTGGGAACGCGCTGGAAGGGGCGCGAATGATTGGCGATCGTTTCCTGCTGTCCTACCTGAAGGACGGCCAAAGCGTTGCGGTGATGACCGACCGCAAAGGGCGGCCCGGCAAGGCGATCACGCTCAACGGCATCGGCACGGCGAGCGGCTTTGGCGGAAGACCCGGCGATGCCGAGACGTTTTACCAGTTCAGCAGCTTCGCCACACCGCCCGCGATCTACCGTATGAATTTGCGCAGCGGCGAGGTGACGCCCTTTGCCGTGCCCAAGATGGCGTTCGATCCTGCCGACTACGAAGTCGAGCAGCGCAGGTTCGCGTCGAAGGACGGGACTCAGGTGCCGATCTACATCGTACGCAAGCGGGAATTCGCGCAGGCGCGCAGGGCGCTGCCGACGCTTCTCTACGGCTACGGCGGTTTCGATATTTCGCTGACGCCCGCCTATTCGCCGGTGCGGATGGCGTGGCTCGAGGCGGGCGGTGCGTTTGCACTGGCCAACATTCGCGGCGGCGGAGAGTTCGGGAGGAGCTGGTACGAGGCCGGGCGGCGCGAGAACAAGCAGAACAGTTTCGACGATTTCATCGCGGCGGGCGAATATCTGATCGGTGAGGGCATCGCGGCCAAGGGCGCGCTGGCCATTCAGGGCGCTTCGAACGGCGGGCTGTTGGTCGGCGCGGTGGTCAACCAGCGCCCTGATTTGTTCGCGGCTGCCAATCCCGATGTTGGTGTGATGGACATGCTACGGTTCGACCGCTTCACCTCGGGGCGGTTCTGGGTGGATGACTATGGCCGCCCGGACCGCGAGGCGGATTGGCGAACCTTGCGCCGGTATTCGCCCTATCACAACATCGCGGGCGGTAAGGTCTATCCAGCAATCCTGGTCACCACCGCCGACAATGACGATCGTGTCGTGCCTGCGCACAGTTACAAGTATGTTGCCGCTTTGCAGGCGGCCGAGATTGGTGACAGGCCGCATTTGCTGCGCGTCGAGACGCGTGCAGGCCATGGCGCGGGCAAGCCGGTGGACAAGGTGATCGGCACAGGCGCCGACGTACTGGCGTTTCTCGGTTATTGGACGGGACTGTCGCCCGCCGAATAG
- a CDS encoding prolyl oligopeptidase family serine peptidase has protein sequence MPTIRTLLAASAAALLVAPANAHAQDRALNYPSTVRGPVVDTAFGQKVADPYRWLEADVREDKAVAAWVEAQSKFTADYLARLPERPAFEKRLKALFDFERVGLPVKAGKLLFFRHNSGLQNQSVLYARNVDGTGERRVVIDPNAWAKDGATALDDWQPSDDGVRLAYSVQDGGSDWRTIRFLDVATGQVLPDTLEHVKFSHIAWAGRDGVLYSRFPAPKDGEAFQAVSSNQSVWYHKLGTPQSHDRQVHTTPVNPRLYHSAEVSHDQRWLVVSTSTGSEKGNAVGVAALGKGEWTVRPLVTPLTDEWSLIDGIGDKLWFVTSKDAPRKKVVMVDLAGPQPVFLTVVPEDEAVLESASIVGDKLVLNYLRDVKAELRLATLDGKPEGTLALPGIGSVGGVQGDPGDSQGHFVFSGFTQPATIYSFDTGNAASTKIWAAPKLTFDPARFETRQVFYPSKDGTKIPMFVIRRKDLAGPLPTILYGYGGFNISILPGFSAARMAWLDAGGAYAVANIRGGGEYGEAWHLAGKGATKQNVFDDFIAAGEWLKANGVAAKDGLAVEGGSNGGLLVGAVVNQRPDLFAAAHPAVGVMDMLRFDRFTAGREWVFDYGYPEKEADWRLLRSYSPYHNVAGGKTYPAILTTTADTDDRVVPGHSFKYAAALQAADIGPKPHLIRIETRAGHGAGTPVSKMIEESADVYAFLAHWTGLKPQD, from the coding sequence CGCATCCGCGGCGGCGCTCCTTGTCGCGCCAGCAAACGCCCATGCACAGGACAGAGCCTTGAACTATCCGTCAACAGTACGCGGACCAGTGGTCGATACGGCATTCGGCCAAAAGGTTGCCGATCCCTACCGCTGGCTTGAGGCCGACGTGCGCGAGGACAAGGCGGTTGCTGCGTGGGTGGAGGCACAAAGCAAATTCACCGCTGATTATCTGGCCCGGCTTCCCGAACGGCCCGCCTTTGAAAAGCGACTTAAGGCCTTGTTTGATTTTGAACGCGTCGGGCTTCCGGTGAAGGCAGGCAAGTTGCTGTTCTTCCGTCATAACTCCGGCTTGCAAAACCAGTCGGTCCTTTATGCGCGCAATGTGGACGGCACAGGGGAACGCCGCGTGGTGATCGATCCCAATGCCTGGGCCAAGGATGGGGCAACTGCACTCGATGACTGGCAACCGTCGGACGATGGGGTCCGTCTTGCCTATAGCGTGCAGGATGGCGGGTCTGACTGGCGCACGATCAGGTTTCTTGACGTCGCGACCGGTCAGGTACTGCCGGATACGCTCGAGCACGTGAAGTTCTCTCATATCGCGTGGGCCGGACGCGATGGCGTGCTCTATTCGCGCTTTCCTGCACCCAAGGACGGCGAGGCTTTCCAAGCGGTGAGTTCCAACCAGTCGGTGTGGTATCACAAGCTCGGCACGCCGCAATCGCACGACCGCCAGGTTCACACCACGCCCGTAAATCCGCGCCTCTATCATTCCGCCGAAGTCAGCCATGATCAACGCTGGCTGGTTGTCTCGACCAGCACAGGCAGCGAGAAAGGAAATGCAGTCGGTGTCGCGGCGCTGGGCAAGGGCGAGTGGACGGTTCGACCGCTTGTTACCCCGTTGACCGATGAATGGTCGTTGATCGACGGGATCGGCGACAAGTTGTGGTTCGTCACCAGCAAGGATGCGCCGCGCAAGAAGGTGGTCATGGTGGACCTTGCGGGGCCTCAGCCCGTGTTTTTGACAGTGGTGCCAGAAGATGAAGCGGTGCTGGAAAGCGCCAGTATCGTTGGCGACAAGCTGGTGCTGAACTATCTGCGCGATGTGAAGGCCGAATTGCGGCTCGCCACGCTGGACGGCAAGCCGGAGGGGACGCTGGCATTGCCGGGAATCGGCAGTGTTGGCGGGGTGCAGGGCGATCCGGGAGACTCGCAAGGGCACTTCGTGTTCAGCGGCTTTACCCAGCCTGCGACGATCTACAGTTTCGATACAGGCAATGCCGCCTCCACCAAAATCTGGGCAGCGCCCAAACTGACCTTCGATCCCGCCCGGTTCGAAACGCGGCAGGTGTTCTATCCGTCCAAGGATGGTACGAAGATCCCTATGTTCGTGATCCGCCGCAAGGATCTGGCCGGGCCGCTACCGACGATCCTCTATGGCTACGGCGGGTTCAACATATCGATCCTGCCCGGATTCTCGGCGGCGCGCATGGCCTGGCTCGATGCGGGCGGCGCGTATGCCGTGGCCAACATCCGAGGCGGCGGAGAATATGGCGAAGCGTGGCATCTGGCGGGCAAGGGCGCGACCAAGCAGAACGTTTTCGACGATTTCATTGCTGCAGGCGAATGGCTGAAAGCCAACGGAGTGGCTGCAAAGGACGGACTCGCGGTCGAGGGCGGTTCCAACGGCGGGTTGCTCGTCGGCGCGGTGGTCAACCAGCGTCCCGATCTGTTCGCGGCGGCGCATCCGGCTGTCGGCGTGATGGACATGCTGCGGTTCGACCGGTTTACTGCCGGTCGCGAATGGGTGTTCGACTATGGCTATCCCGAGAAGGAAGCCGATTGGCGGCTGCTGCGGTCCTACTCGCCCTATCACAACGTTGCTGGGGGCAAGACGTATCCGGCGATCCTGACGACGACCGCCGATACCGACGACCGCGTGGTGCCGGGGCACAGCTTCAAGTATGCGGCGGCATTGCAGGCGGCAGATATCGGGCCGAAACCGCACCTGATCCGCATCGAGACGCGCGCCGGACACGGCGCAGGGACGCCGGTTTCCAAAATGATCGAGGAGTCTGCGGACGTCTACGCCTTCCTCGCGCACTGGACGGGGCTGAAGCCGCAGGACTGA
- a CDS encoding BolA family transcriptional regulator — MAMPAAEIEALIRTALPDAEIEITDLAGDGDHYAARVVSSAFVGLPRVKQHKLVYDSLGGRMGGVLHALQLTTAVPN, encoded by the coding sequence ATGGCAATGCCCGCCGCAGAGATCGAGGCCTTGATCCGCACCGCGCTGCCGGATGCCGAGATCGAGATCACCGATCTTGCAGGTGACGGCGATCATTACGCGGCGCGGGTCGTATCATCCGCCTTTGTTGGCCTTCCGCGCGTGAAACAGCACAAACTCGTGTATGATTCGCTTGGCGGGCGCATGGGCGGCGTGCTGCACGCCTTGCAACTGACCACCGCCGTTCCCAACTGA
- the grxD gene encoding Grx4 family monothiol glutaredoxin, whose amino-acid sequence MSSTTEERLTEIVKGNDVVLFMKGTPLFPQCGFSSKAVAILEHLGVEYSSVDVLQDMEIRSGIKSFSDWPTIPQLYVKGEFVGGSDIMMEMFQAGELQELMDEAGVKAA is encoded by the coding sequence ATGTCCAGCACCACCGAAGAACGCCTGACCGAAATCGTCAAGGGCAACGATGTTGTCCTGTTCATGAAGGGCACGCCGCTGTTTCCGCAGTGCGGCTTTTCGAGCAAGGCCGTGGCCATCCTCGAACACCTCGGCGTCGAATATTCCAGTGTGGATGTTTTGCAGGACATGGAAATCCGCAGCGGCATCAAGTCGTTTTCGGACTGGCCGACGATCCCGCAGCTTTACGTGAAGGGCGAATTCGTCGGCGGATCGGACATCATGATGGAGATGTTCCAGGCCGGTGAGTTGCAGGAACTGATGGACGAGGCTGGCGTCAAGGCCGCCTGA